From a single Saccharomyces kudriavzevii IFO 1802 strain IFO1802 genome assembly, chromosome: 15 genomic region:
- the ELG1 gene encoding Elg1p (similar to Saccharomyces cerevisiae ELG1 (YOR144C); ancestral locus Anc_5.481), whose amino-acid sequence MKRHVCLSDILTGNKKKVKRQDTLQIAIDEHNHTDPGTFNAQTVNHGDSSVIFLNHSIVKPIQASSASRKSAKEFLMMKHGKEKCDDVNDDLIVINDKASQDDNKYTINAASLAQEDDVTIISTSRIKSSLFNERASRLKNLPKHETVDTFKRLNSISKLRDIEPPLPLYQSVHPEDDIEPLHESAEIPFPSRTVPSQHHHFLPRDYETLKDKNATSCIHVHYQATKLSGTNIKRSTSLTWPQLFKPLTLKQVLIEPRSKSQVKNWIKSSFHKLEKPISRNRLLNTIRPNKQQGTDNELANFIIPDFEENEILRANFNANGETLPSLREFIPLMILHGNAIGKKTLIQTIMKEIAGDDNSYQIFEVNSNMNRSRKDLLDTLLDFTTTHYVKDSSKRKYDYGLVLFNDVDVLFKEHDKGYWSMINKLCEFSRRPLVLACKDLSSVPRDFIALASEQNSLFHTKKIGTSTVHAFLKKYLKSLEIEVCEDYLHDMIKQNNADVRKCLMCLQFWCADPESDLILYKSRVPTLASTLDSNIEDMSKLTDLLSLNDVIGQATRDRSMVRQEIDSTTMTPEKICAFQNPNMDEEMKLKADYMIDYKLHLNDPDRQQLLPFELNIYPFIQEQLEAHSSYSREFIRRLTHENIASKLKKMTESTINFLASRIPRNDQLQSTRRTRNSKKISDILNQFRGIYTVDTRNENVEFHLLSATARQIRAEINPFVFEIAKSDANAKNENKQIFEFHSENVSERRYKDLIYQLAQDGILKNVWFNADPRIVVRKWEHLHSAVAEHE is encoded by the coding sequence ATGAAAAGGCACGTGTGTTTATCCGACATATTGACTGgtaacaagaagaaagtaaaaAGGCAAGATACTCTACAGATCGCCATTGATGAGCACAACCACACTGACCCTGGCACTTTCAACGCCCAAACTGTCAATCATGGCGATTCTTcagtgatatttttgaatcattCTATTGTCAAGCCAATTCAAGCTTCTTCAGCTAGTCGCAAATCTGCAAAGGagtttttgatgatgaaacaCGGCAAAGAAAAGTGCGATGATGTGAACGACGATCTTATTGTAATCAACGATAAAGCCTCTCAAGATGACAATAAATATACCATAAATGCAGCTTCACTTGcacaagaagatgatgttACTATAATCTCTACGTCAAGAATCAAATCATCGCTTTTTAATGAAAGAGCTTCAAGACTAAAGAATCTTCCCAAGCATGAAACAGTAGACACTTTTAAAAGACTAAATAGCATTTCCAAGCTGAGAGACATAGAGCCACCGCTACCGTTATATCAATCAGTTCATCCTGAAGATGATATAGAGCCGCTACATGAGTCCGCGGAAATTCCATTTCCTTCCCGCACAGTGCCGTCtcaacatcatcatttCCTTCCTCGTGATTATGAAACACTTAAGGACAAGAACGCAACATCCTGCATTCACGTTCATTATCAAGCTACTAAATTATCCGGCACAAACATCAAAAGAAGTACAAGCCTCACATGGCCGCAACTGTTCAAGCCACTCACATTGAAACAAGTTTTAATTGAACCTAGATCAAAGTCGCAAGTTAAAAATTGGATTAAATCGTCTTTTCATAAGTTGGAAAAGCCTATTTCAAGGAACCGTTTATTAAACACAATAAGACCCAATAAACAGCAAGGAACCGATAATGAACTCGCCAACTTCATTATACCCgactttgaagaaaacgaaattTTACGTGCAAACTTCAACGCAAATGGCGAAACACTTCCTAGTTTGCGTGAATTCATACCCCTAATGATACTTCACGGTAATGCAATAGGGAAAAAAACACTAATACAGACCATcatgaaagaaattgcaGGTGACGATAACTCTTACCAAAtatttgaagttaattCGAACATGAACAGGAGTAGGAAAGATTTACTTGACACTTTATTGGACTTCACCACTACACATTACGTCAAGGATTCctcaaaaaggaaatacgACTACGGTCTTGTCTTATTTAATGACGTTGATGTATTATTCAAGGAACATGACAAAGGATACTGGTCAATGATCAACAAGCTTTGCGAGTTCTCGAGGAGGCCCCTAGTGTTGGCTTGCAAGGATTTATCCTCAGTGCCCCGTGACTTTATTGCCCTGGCAAGTGAGCAGAATTCCCTGTTCCATACCAAGAAAATCGGTACATCTACAGTTCATGCATtcttaaaaaaatatctgaaGTCCCTAGAGATCGAAGTCTGCGAAGATTATCTTCATGATATGATAAAGCAAAATAATGCAGACGTCAGGAAATGTTTAATGTGTTTACAGTTTTGGTGTGCTGATCCCGAAAGTGATCTCATTCTATATAAGAGTAGAGTACCGACGTTGGCATCAACTTTGGATTCAAACATCGAAGATATGTCAAAATTAACAGACCTGTTATCTTTGAATGATGTCATTGGGCAAGCAACGCGAGATCGTTCTATGGTAAGGCAAGAGATAGATTCCACCACAATGACGCCAGAAAAAATCTGTGCTTTTCAGAATCCAAACATGGACgaagaaatgaaattaaaagCCGATTACATGATAGATTATAAATTGCATTTAAATGACCCCGATAGACAACAATTGCTACCATTTGAGTTGAATATTTACCCATTCATTCAAGAACAGTTGGAAGCCCATTCTTCGTATAGCCGAGAATTCATACGAAGACTTACCCACGAGAATATCGCCAGTaagttaaaaaaaatgactgAATCTacaataaattttctagCTTCCAGAATTCCAAGAAATGACCAGCTACAGTCGACAAGGAGGAcaagaaattccaaaaaaatctctgACATCCTGAATCAATTCAGAGGAATTTATACTGTCGATACTCGAAATGAAAATGTAGAATTTCATCTCTTAAGTGCCACCGCCCGACAGATTAGAGCAGAAATCAATCCCTTCGTTTTCGAAATCGCCAAAAGTGACGCCAACGCAAAGAACGAGaacaaacaaatatttGAGTTCCATAGCGAAAATGTATCAGAAAGGCGATATAAGGACTTAATCTACCAGTTAGCACAAGACggtattttgaagaacgTGTGGTTCAATGCCGACCCACGTATAGTCGTAAGGAAATGGGAGCATTTACACTCTGCCGTTGCAGAACATGAGTAG
- the THI80 gene encoding thiamine diphosphokinase (similar to Saccharomyces cerevisiae THI80 (YOR143C); ancestral locus Anc_5.479) — translation MGEECVENPERIEIDADLIKSRNKMNLKELIHPNKDENSTLLILNQKIDIPKPLFYKIWTLHDLKVCADGAANRLYDYLKDDESIRTKYLPDYIIGDLDSLTEKVFDYYKRNKVIVIKQTTQYSTDFTKCVNLISLHFNSPKFRALISNENNHQSNHGIELEKGIHTLYNTMTKSLIFSKVTPISLLALGGIGGRFDQTIHSITQLYTLSENASYFKLSYMTPTDLIFLIKKNGTLIEYDPHFRKLCIGNCGLLPIGEATVIKETRGLKWDVKNWPTSVVNGRVSSSNRFVGENCCFIETEHDIILNVEIFVNRLIDFL, via the coding sequence ATGGGCGAAGAGTGTGTTGAGAATCCTGAACGAATCGAAATCGATGCCGACTTGATCAAATCCCGaaataaaatgaatttAAAAGAACTCATCCACCCCAACaaagatgaaaattctACCCTGCTAATACTGAATCAGAAAATTGACATTCCTAAACCATTGTTCTACAAAATTTGGACACTCCATGACCTGAAAGTCTGTGCCGATGGCGCAGCCAACAGATTGTATGACTACCTGAAGGATGACGAATCAATAAGGACGAAATATCTCCCTGATTATATTATTGGTGACCTGGATTCACTAACAGAAAAGGTTTTCGACTAttataaaagaaataaggTTATTGTAATCAAACAAACTACACAGTATTCGACTGACTTCACTAAATGTGTAAATTTAATTTCTCTACATTTCAATTCACCAAAATTTCGTGCTTTGATATcgaatgaaaataatcacCAATCAAATCATGGCattgaattggaaaaaggTATCCATACATTATACAATACCATGACGAAATCACTAATTTTTTCGAAAGTGACTCCAATAAGTCTATTGGCATTGGGGGGTATTGGTGGTAGATTTGACCAGACAATTCACTCGATAACACAACTGTACACTTTATCCGAGAATGCAAGCTATTTCAAGCTGTCCTATATGACGCCGACCGATTTAATATTTCTAATAAAGAAGAACGGGACTTTAATTGAGTATGACCCTCATTTTAGGAAGTTGTGTATAGGAAATTGCGGATTGTTGCCCATTGGAGAAGCTACAGTGATTAAGGAAACCCGCGGATTGAAATGGGATGTTAAAAATTGGCCAACTAGCGTCGTCAATGGGAGAGTGAGCAGTAGTAACAGATTTGTCGGGGAGAACTGTTGTTTTATTGAAACTGAGCATGACATCATTCTAAATGTAGAAATATTCGTTAATAGATTAAtagattttttgtaa